The genomic interval tttggaaaaggcctatgacagagttgagaggaatgaattgtggtcagcactttctatgcatggggtgagcagtctcttgatacgagcactgaaatccttatatgaggattcgagtgcttgtgtcaggataaacggagtgcacactgagtggtttaagattgagaaaggtgttaggcagggatgtgttgcgtaaccgtggctgttcaacctatttatggatagttgtttgacagatttgaaagagtctgaaagtggattaaggatgaatgaattactcgtcagatgtctgctctatgccgacgatcaggttatactggcgtcatcagcggaggagttacaggagatggtaaactgtatgcatgaagctttaaaagagaaatgaatgaaagtgaacgtaagtaaaactaaaacactggtttttgaaatggagaaagaaatgacagcatgtaatattttgattggaggagaaaaagttgagcaagtgaaagagtttgtatatctaggatcaaagtttacatcagatggcaagtgtgatagtgatattgaaaggagagtgaacgcggggaacatggtgaatggagctttgcatgcctttatgagcagtcagaaactatccaaaaaggctcgactggctgtgcacaggggcgtgttggtcccgacattaatgtatgggagtgaaagttgggtatggcaaaagaagcacgaaagcagaataaatgcagtggaaatcagagcgttaaggagtatgttgggtgtgaaattgagtgaccggataaggaacagcgtgataagggaatgttgtgatgtgaaagaagatgtagttacaggaatagaaaagggtatgttgagatggttcggtcatgtggagaggatgaatgaaaacaggttgactaggcagatatacaaggagagtgtggagggaaaggtcggggtgggaagacctagacgaacatatcttgatcaaattaaggacgtcctggtgaagggtcaggtcaaaagtgcccgaaaccgccgagcttgcatgaagagagttatgaatgtggatgaagcaaaggaagtatgcagggatcgtggcaagtggaaagaggtagtctctgcctacccctccgggaaagaggcgtgagtttatgtatgtatgtaagcaagTATATAAGGGAAAGATGAATGGAAACGTTGGAGTAAGAAGATCCAGACGTACATACCTTGATCAAAACAAAGACGTTCTGGTAAAAGATCTAGtgaagcttgcatgaagagagttctGAATGTGGATAgagcaaaataagtatttattaaatagtctttgcctacccctccgggaaagaggcgtgatttatgtatatggTCAATAAATACGTATACATACGCTGTCGTGTGGCTCATCACGATCTCTTCGTACTCAAACGAAATTTATGCAACACTTTATTAAGAACTTCGCTGGCGTCACGTAACAGAACCACAAATGCCTATCGAATGTTAAGTGTGACATAGGAAAAAATGAAGATTGTTCTTCAAACCAGAAAAagatcaatttattttctattttacacaaatgtttaaaatactaAGGACATATTGAACctaaacctgactcacccaattcaggatcatgGCCATAGGCGTACCCCGGGTTCTTCTCCAAAAAGGTAAGGCAATATTGGAGAGTGGACTGTAGTTGAAATTCAGGCTTGCGGTACATGTGAGCCAATAGTAAAATACTCTCTTCAGAGTGGCAAATTTAAGAAAACGAATTTAATTGGCAGCTTTTTAAAAGCAGTTACTCATCAAGAAttagattcttctttatgCAGAAAAAACTtcttatttaacatattaagcAGAAATTATGCTTTTCGTATAATGCTACATTAAAAATCCCTCACAATTTAAGACTCTCAATTATCTAATCTCTTAAGTGTCTGTTAATTCTgcaagtaaaaataaagtttcttttttattctcaGCGAAAAGATATCACAGTAATGAGACGGTAACAAGTTGTTATGACATtagcataattttaaatggatGGTCCTGCTCGCTCCAAAGCGGActcgtttttattaaattcaaaaatatacagaGAAATAtatctttcattattttcacttGTATTTGGACAAATGTCCAGATGGATaaagtatattattgtttgtttttcttcatTCTGTGGCCAAAGAGATAAAGAGAAGGAGAGGGAATATTGTTTGTACTATACTTCTCACATTCACACATCCTTATAtactttcaatttttttatattagtatgaGTAAGACTATAGAATTAGATTTAACTTATAGCACAATATCTGCTTTTGAATAaaccaaattataatttgCACTGAAGgaaaatactcgtaataaatCAGCATgtcattttgtttttccaCACACTTAATTATTCTCTTTATTTCTCACGAAGCAAGAAAATGCTTCAACAAATGAAAGAACTCATTACACTTTATGTTAGCgacacattaaatttaacatagcgCACACTCAATAAACATTGTCATATTGTAGCACACTCAttaagtattgtattgtatagaaCAAAAGAAGCGAGATCAAACAATACCCCCACCACGACGGTCAATTGCATTAGATAGTACACTAGAAAGCGAATGAGCACTTTAGAGGCatattttagatattgttattattatttatgaaacctAATTGATAAACGATAACGCAGACCGTCATAGATAAGTGATAacgctatttttataaaagtcaagGACACGAGGTCAATAATTggattatgttttttgatgtcaacaaatgtaagtaaatttctcgaaaagtatattgtttatagaaacgaaagtattgtaataagaaagtatgatatatgtatttttgtataacttagaatttattagaatcttatattgtatattcgagaaatatttaaaagttgacaagaaattttgatgaaagcaTAGGTTGAAGAcaaacttttgttaaaatctCTTTGGAAAAGAAATTgtcatatttgtaaattattttatatgatgagaatttttgttactttatttggaaaatggaaattgttatgttttattcatgtaaaattgagaaaagtaaataaatatcacctAAGCGAAGCTATGCACAACACCAGAAATCGTCACGAAATTTGAGGTTCGCGTTAAGGTATTACTCCGACTTACAATAGTAAAATCGGCGGCAGAGGGCGTCGTAGTGCAATTGTTCCAGTTTAAAGtgaaaaatcaagaaaaagaagacctcaagaaagaaaaagtcctCAAGGAAGAAAAAGTcttcaagaaagaaaaagtcttCAAGAAATTAAGTCGGAATAATACCTCTTAGTGTAATAGTTTAATAGTGTTAGGAAATTAGTATAAGGTGTTGTGCGTGGTTAGTGGACGGACAAATTGTGTGTattgttttcgttttttaattcttcaatTAGTTTAGTGGTTTCCAATAAGACTTGAACATAGTGAGTAGGTATTCCAATTAGTGATAGTGCTATTGGATTTCAGTGACTGAACCTTTAAACCGTGAGTAATTCAGACTTTATTAAGTGACATAGACTTTAGTTAGAGAGAGAGACTCGATATTTAGTGACCATATAGTGAATAGACACTCAGTGAGTAAGGTCAATGACCCCACGTATAGTAGTTTTATTAACAATCAAGTGAAATTAGACATAGGCTTTTGGAAGAGGTTGATGACCCCATTTCTACACAACCTACCATCCGAGGATTCTTTGTTGGCCTCACTGCCGCGTCCGCAGCCGTTGACGTCATATACCAGCGGGGGGGGGCGGACTTCTACTGGAGCGGAATTCGGGACTCCCTATAAGTGAAGGGGAGGCTAGGGGAGGCAGGTACCTAGTCAGGGTTATACTGTCACCTCGACCCGCAACAAAGGcgtggtccttcgagccggatctTCAATACCTTTCAAAATGCCAGTAACGAGAAGCCAGAAAGGCAAAATGGAACCATTACGTCCACCTACTACAACAAGTGAAGAAACAGGCACAACACATAGAACTCCTACAAGTCGAGGAACTACAAGTGGAACTGAGGACTCCACAAACACAAGCATGCAAACTGGAACGCGAGAACAAGCACTACCGGGAAGCACGATGACATTAGTTCCAATGGAACCGAGAGATAGCGAGCCTACGCAGACAACGCGCTCCCCATCTAGGAGCAAGAGAGCAGGAACAAGCAAGTCAGTGAAAACAAGAAGGAAACTTCAATTGGAAAAAGAAATTGCGGAACTCAAATTGGAACAAATAAAAGCAGAAACCGCGAAAAGGGAAGCAGAGGCGAAACTTCTTGAGGAAGAATCTGATTCCGACCTAGAGGAACCAGAGGACAGGGCGGATCGTGTACGAAGTTGGATGGCTGGCACACAAGACAACGCGTCATGTATGGAAGTTCCATTCAACAGAAATGAAGATCTACCAATGAACAACCTCGCTTCAGCTATAGCGGCGGCATTCGAAAAAGCTACTTCGAAACACAAACCGTTGCCACCGAAGTACATGTTTGAGTTACCAACATTTAATGGAGATAGTGCAGAATGGCTAGCTTTCCTAACAGTATACACCGAAACATCTACTATGTTTTCGGCAGTTCAGAATATGGCTCGACTAAGAAAAAGCATCGTGGGACAAGCAAGAGAAgcagtgaaaaatatattgtattcgGATTCTCAACCCAACGACGTCATGGAAGCATTAAGGAGAAGATTCGGTAGAGCGGACTTATTAGTCACAGCCGAATTAGATAAATTAAGGGCGCTTCCTCGTGTAAGTGAAAATGTACAAGAACTTAGTGCATTCTCATGTAAAGTCAACAACAGTGTGACAAGTATCAAAGggttaaagaaaaacaagtaCCTACACTCACCGGAAATAGTGAAACAAATCACGGAAAAATTACCAGCGTTTATTCAATTTAGATGGTGTGATTATATCGCACAATACGACGAAGATGAACCTGATCTCGAAATACTAGCCAACTTCCTGAACAAAGAAGCCGATAGAAGTGTTGTGCTGCTATCAAAcgaaaagaagaaagtgaTACAACCAAAGAGGCAGTCAGCACACGTAGCAGTTGAACAACCCATGAGAAGGGGAATTCAATGTATTCAATGCAAAGGAGATCACTATTTTTCGGAATGCAAAGAATTGAAAAACGCAAGTATCGACGAAAGGTGGGAAAtggtaaaaaagttaaaagtttgCTTCAATTGCCTAAGAGGACGACATCGAAAAGATGATTGCAGGTCTAGACCCTGCCGACAATGTAAGAGATTACACCATGCGCTTCTTcataaggaatataagaaagaaaacaGTACAGATGAAAAGAGGAAAGAAGAAGCTAGTGTTACTGGAACTGTCAACACTTTGAAAACACCACAAGCGCTATTGAAAATAATGCCCGTACAGCTATACGGGCCAACGAAATCTGTGAAAGTATTAGCACTTCTGGATGAAGGTTCGACAGTCACATTGCTGGACGAAGCTACAGCAAAAGAAATAGGAGCCACAGGACCGAAAGAAATCCTTGCTCTAGAAACAGTTGGTGGAAATACGATAAGAAACACGGATTCTGAAAGAATCAATTTGAAGATTAAAGGCGTCCACCAACGGaagaaaatgaacataaataaCGTGAGAACAATTAAAGAAATCCAGTTGTCACCGCAAACAGTGGATAGGGCGAGATTGGAAGCCTGTCCACACCTGAAGCCTCTTATCGACAAAATATGTTACGAAGACACGCCTCCGAAAATGTTAATAGGTCAGGACAATTGGGAACTGATCGTATCGAGACACACTAGGAAACGCAAGAAGGACGAACCCGTTGCTTCATTCACGAAGCTGGGATGGGTATTACACGGTTGCGATGGTGGGATAACGAAACAAGTACAGTTTATGAGATGTGCGCATCTGAAAAGTCAAGACGACAATTTGGATGCCATAATTAAAGAACACTTCGCAATAGAAGCACTAGGTGTCACTGAAAGGAAGCCATCGTCTGACATTGAAGAGAGAGCAACAAAGAAATTGGAAGAAGTCGTGCGAAAAGTTGCTGTCGATAAATACGAAGCGGGATTAATCTGGAAAGCGGAAGACGAAACTCTTCCAGACAATCGATCAACTGCGGAAAGCAGAATGAGAAACTTAGAGAAAAAGTTGGATAAAGATCCTGAACTGAAAGCTGACTACGAGAAACAGATACAACATTTGTTGGATTCAGACTACGCAGAAGAAGCTCCGAAACATAGTACATCCACGAGATTGTGGTACTTACCGCACTTCGCCGTCACTCACCCaacgaaaaagaaaagaaggaTAGTATTTGATGCAGCAGCAAGATCCAATGGGAAGTGTCTGAACGACGCGCTCTTATCTGGACCGGATCTGCTACAATCATTATGGGGTGTGTTAATACGCTTTCGTCAAGGTCCTATAGCAGTCGTAGCTGACATTAAAGAGATGTTCCTGCAAATCCTTATGAGAGAAGACGACAGAGATAGTTTGCGATTCTTATGGAGAGGAGGCGACAGGACAGGACCAATGAAAGAGTATCGTCTTAAAACTGTAATATTCGGAGCGGCCTCATCACCCAGTACAGcaatatttgtgaaaaacaaaaacgcgAAAGACAACGGACAAGGGCACCATGAGGCCATCAAAGCGATAGAAAAGAATCATTACATGGACGATTATCTACAAAGTTTTTGGGAAGAAGAACATGCGGTAGAAGTCGCCACGACAGTCGACGAAATACATAAGAAAGCAAGTTTCCATTTAAGAGGATGGGCATACAACCGTCCTAATGTATTGAAAAGGATCAACGGAGACAATAGCTTGGAAAAGGAATTAGAACTTGGTCAGCAAGAAGAGAAAACGCTCGGAATGAAATGGAAAGTGCAAGAAGACTGCTTTTCATTTCGAGTAGCAATGAGAAACGTACCAAGGGAAATTTTACGAGGAGAAAAGACCCCTACGAAAAGACAAGTGGTCAGCGCAATCATGTCAACATTTGATCCCTTGGGATTAATAGCTCCAGTTCTTATTCAAGGTAAGAAACTAATGCAGAATATCTGGAGAAGCGGAGTTGGATGGGACACCGAAATTTTGGCATCAGAGGAAGACGAATGGCGTAAATACTTACAACATATGAAGACAATAGAAGAGCTCACAATACCACGATGCATCTCTCCTCACCACACCGAGGGAGAGCTACACGTCTTCACGGATGCAAGCGAAACGTCCTATGCAGCCTCAGCATATTGGAAAACGATAGAAGAAGATGCGAAAACCTCGTTGATCGCAGCAAAGAACAGGGTAACTCCTCTAAAACCGATATCCGTTCCAAGACTGGAACTTCAAGCAGCATTGTTAGGTTGCAGACTAGCGCGCgcaattgaaaaagaaatggaTCTGACGGTAGTAAAAAAGACTTTTTGGACAGACTCAACGACGGTTCTTTCATGGATCAAATCAGACCCGAGGACATTTAAGACGTTCGTGGCACATCGCTTGGCCGAAATCGAAGAACTTTCGAAACCACAAGATTGGAGATGGGTACCGACAAACCAAAACCCGGCTGACGATGCGACCAGGGATGTGCCCGAAAACTTCAACGAAAGACACAGATGGTTTGAAGGGCCTGAATTCTTAAAACAATCTGAGGAAcattggccgaagccgaaagAAATCAAGAGAGAACCGCACGAAGAGGACAAGAAGATTGAAAAAGTAGCAACAACGAGACAGAAAGAGTTTTCTACGCCAGATCCGAAAAGATTTTCAAGTTGGAATAGACTCCTAAGGTCCACGGCAAGAGTGGTTCAATTCGTcgaaatattaagaaataataagcaAGAAAAAGAGAAAGTCAACGCGACTAAGAAAGATGAACCATGGAGGAAGAACAGAAAAAGGAAGAAGACTCCAATTGTTCTAAAAAAGATTTCAAAAGAGCAACAAAAACTCTTTATTCCGTTGGAAACGCATCAGTTAGCGAAAGCAGAGGCACTATTGATGCGACGAAGTCAAGACGAAAGTTTCAAAGCCGAAATAGATACGTTGAGAAAAGGTCAACATTTAACGAAAAGTCAGAAGCTGCATAATTTAGATATAGTCGAAATCGACGGAATACTTCGATTGAAAGGAAGAATTAACGCCGTCGAAGGAACACAACAAGAAAAGAACCCGATAGTATTAGATAAACGGGATTGGATAACACGACTGCTTATCCAACATTACCACAATGTGTTCCATCACGGAAACCACGCTACTGTCATCAACGAATTGAGACAAAGATACTGGATCGTGGGAATAAGATCAGCAGTACGATCAATCGCGCACCTCTGTCAATGGTGCAAAGTAAGAAAGTCCATGCCGACGACTATACCGATGGGAGATCTGCCTCCAGAAAGACTGTCTCACAACAGTCACCCGTTCACTTGCACAGCTGTAGATTACTTCGGACCGATGACCATTACCATTGGGAGAAGACATGAAAAACGATGGGGCGCACTGTTCACCTGTCTCACAACCAGAGCAGTGCACGTAGAGTTGGCTACATCGCTGTCAACCGACTCCATGATCATGGCCCTGAGAAGATTCGCCGCGAGAAGAGGTATGCCAAAAGTAATCTATAGTGACAATGGTACTAATTTTGTGGGTGCCAACAGAGAGCTGAAGGAAGCTGTAGAAGCATTGAAGAAAGAAGAGGTAGAGGCAGCCGCGGACAACATTGGCGTCAGGTGGAAATTCATACCGCCTGGTGCTCCGAACATGGGAGGAGCGTGGGAGAGACTGGTACGGTCCGTTAAGACTTCGCTGACGGCCGTGCTCAAAGAGAAGAATCCTTCAGAAGAGACGCTACACACTCTTCTGCTTGAGGTCGAGCACATTATCAACTCTCGACCTCTCACCGAACTGGAAGACTGCACCAATCCAGAGTCACTCACGCCCAACCACTTCCTCATTGGGCGATCCTGCGGCGCGCCTAGGCTGGGCGCGTTCTCCGATTCCGATCTTGTCGGAAAACCTTCGTGGAAGACTTCGCAGCGGCTAGCGGACCACTTCTGGTCTCGCTGGCTGAAAGAATATCTTCCTGGCTTGCTGCCACGGAGGAACGTCGGCCAGCCAACCCGAGATATCCGATGTGGGGACATCGTAGCAGTCCTGGATCCTGCCTTACCGCGAGGCACGTGGCCTCGCGGGAGGGTAGTGCGCACGCTGCCGGGCCCCGACGACCGGACCAGAGTCGTTGATGTGGCTACCGGTGGTGGCATTCTGCGACGGCCAGCTTCGAAGCTAGTAGTGATAGTGCCAGTGAATAGTGAAAACAAAGCAGAGCAAAAGTGAAATTTAGTGAAagtaaaagtgaaataaaagtGCATGGACATTATAGCAAAGATGTAATAGCATAAGTAGAATAAGAAACGTTTGATGTCGCTTCAAGAGTTTGTGCGCAGCACGAGGGAGAGTTTGTTAGCgacacattaaatttaacatagcgCACACTCAATAAACATTGTCATATTGTAGCACACTCAttaagtattgtattgtatagaaCAAAAGAAGCGAGATCAAACAATACCCCCACCACGACGGTCAATTGCATTAGATAGTACACTAGAAAGCGAATGAGCACTTTAGAGGCatattttagatattgttattattatttatgaaacctAATTGATAAACGATAACGCAGACCGTCATAGATAAGTGATAacgctatttttataaaagtcaagGACACGAGGTCAATAATTggattatgttttttgatgtcaacaaatgtaagtaaatttctcgaaaagtatattgtttatagaaacgaaagtattgtaataagaaagtatgatatatgtatttttgtataacttagaatttattagaatcttatattgtatattcgagaaatatttaaaagttgacaagaaattttgatgaaagcaTAGGTTGAAGAcaaacttttgttaaaatctCTTTGGAAAAGAAATTgtcatatttgtaaattattttatatgatgagaatttttgttactttatttggaaaatggaaattgttatgttttattcatgtaaaattgagaaaagtaaataaatatcacctAAGCGAAGCTATGCACAACACCAGAAATCGTCACGAAATTTGAGGTTCGCGTTAAGGTATTACTCCGACTTACAATAGTAAAATCGGCGGCAGAGGGCGTCGTAGTGCAATTGTTCCAGTTTAAAGtgaaaaatcaagaaaaagaagacctcaagaaagaaaaagtcctCAAGGAAGAAAAAGTcttcaagaaagaaaaagtcttCAAGAAATTAAGTCGGAATAATACCTCTTAGTGTAATAGTTTAATAGTGTTAGGAAATTAGTATAAGGTGTTGTGCGTGGTTAGTGGACGGACAAATTGTGTGTattgttttcgttttttaattcttcaatTAGTTTAGTGGTTTCCAATAAGACTTGAACATAGTGAGTAGGTATTCCAATTAGTGATAGTGCTATTGGATTTCAGTGACTGAACCTTTAAACCGTGAGTAATTCAGACTTTATTAAGTGACATAGACTTTAGTTAGAGAGAGAGACTCGATATTTAGTGACCATATAGTGAATAGACACTCAGTGAGTAAGGTCAATGACCCCACGTATAGTAGTTTTATTAACAATCAAGTGAAATTAGACATAGGCTTTTGGAAGAGGTTGATGACCCCATTTCTACACAACCTACCATCCGAGGATTCTTTGTTGGCCTCACTGCCGCGTCCGCAGCCGTTGACGTCATATACCAGCGGGGGGGGGCGGACTTCTACTGGAGCGGAATTCGGGACTCCCTATAAGTGAAGGGGAGGCTAGGGGAGGCAGGTACCTAGTCAGGGTTATACTGTCACCTCGACCCGCAACACTTTAAGCGGTGGATAATATTTTCTGAGAAATTTCTTAAATCTTAtgttttaagaatatttttacattgaaATTAGGTGGGCCAGCAACtattttcaattctattatttagctatacggctgaacgtggcctttcagtgtttcaAGACTTTGATTTCTAGGTTCTATccaccctgcaagggatataaacgggactatatatatgtaggttagCATGTTGAAATTAGAATAAGTGAAATAAGATTTGAAAAGTAAATATGAGAACAGGAAATTTTTGATATGTCGATCAAATcatatcaaattataaaatgtctaAAGGAATTGGAATAATACTAGTTCTACATGCAAGATATAGTATTTACGACGTAAGAACTCGTTCAGGGTTACTTCATATTCAttacattagattcaaatttgaaatggaatgctcacattttaaaactttctaaaaggcttagttctgcagcctacgctattcgtcgtattaggcatttgacagatgtggcaactgctaagttagtatattttagttattttcatagtttaatgtcttATGGTCTATGCTTTGGGGagcagcagcagacatacaaactattttcattatacaaaaaagggcaattcgagctATCTACGGCTTAAAACAAAGATATTAGCTGAGAGATTCTTTCAaaacccttaatattttaacattgcccTCACAATACATTCTCGATCCCAGCGCATCGGTTGgttaaggtagggaaatcgtttctgattaattgtataagattttataataaattaccaaaaagtgttcttgaaatgaatgatagaaaattcaaaaagtacatTAAAGATGCTTTGTAGGAAatcctattacagcacggaggattatattaatgataaacatgtgtgacCCGAGCTTGAcgtaatggcctcttaaatgcttgtgcatttttgacaCGGTGTTGCATTGCAttgcatttttgacatggtgttgacataatttgtacagtgtgtacatattttattttatctttatttatttgacgaaatattcgtattgaaataacaagttttacattcattcatgttttttaatgtagacaatgtgcattcgtccatgatttagatttaagagatctatgtttgtacattgacgtccgatgaaaatgctgcagtgtagtttgttccgccgcttcttctacacatgcgctttggcagcggcagtagttataattagatttaagtgatgtgacgtcaataagggataccttgtatccaattttgaaaataaatctattctattctattctattcttccTCATCTTGGCGTTAGTGCCGTTTACATTCTCACTCATCTGGACAGACGCCTGGGATTGACCATTTGACtaatataaactaaataaaagaaatatattactttaaaGATATTTGATGCTTTGCAAACTTTGGTTGTGCACATTTACTTCCCAGAAACCTGAACAAACGGTACATTTTcagcaaaattttattatgcgCCTAAACAAACACACCGATCCTAATTGGAGGATGCAGTGACGTGGCTAGTACACTATTGGGAACAACTAGAGCGTTTATATAAGGGccgtattttaatttgatttcattatttattcggccgaatctaaattcaaatatctatatttttacctttactttaattttgttttttactgCTGAACATTGTTTATTGGATTGCATCACGCTTCATTTATATGCTCCAAAACTTAATTCTCTTTAATATACtgagattttaataagaaatagtTTTAGACAATTTAAAGAACTGATTTGGAGTAAAACAAATTCTATTAATTcgatgtattttataattcatgTCAATCACATCGCATTTGGTATAAGCAAAGGCACAAATGAAGCCATAAATCTATATTCCCTTAACTTaaactgaaaatatattttaatgaaacatcAATAAGCTTTGTAATTACTGGataaaatgtttcattattaCGTATTCCGTTTCAACTTTTATTCAACTCTTTGGTACATACACGTTACCAACTGTTTGTTAATTTGAGTGCACTGCAATGAAATGTAAAGTTGTAATTTTATCTGGACATATGCTACGTTATAGAATTTTAGaactcttaaaattttaacatatgtacatatgaaaTAGGAGCgtttcttaaaaatctttctTTATCTAAGCTAAACTgggcaatgaagtttaaaattttagttttgttttgataaagGACGCTAAGGCAACCAAGTGAAAACATACTACTAATCAAAGACAATTACcgagttattatttaaattgaagttAA from Amyelois transitella isolate CPQ chromosome 16, ilAmyTran1.1, whole genome shotgun sequence carries:
- the LOC106129568 gene encoding uncharacterized protein LOC106129568; the protein is MPVTRSQKGKMEPLRPPTTTSEETGTTHRTPTSRGTTSGTEDSTNTSMQTGTREQALPGSTMTLVPMEPRDSEPTQTTRSPSRSKRAGTSKSVKTRRKLQLEKEIAELKLEQIKAETAKREAEAKLLEEESDSDLEEPEDRADRVRSWMAGTQDNASCMEVPFNRNEDLPMNNLASAIAAAFEKATSKHKPLPPKYMFELPTFNGDSAEWLAFLTVYTETSTMFSAVQNMARLRKSIVGQAREAVKNILYSDSQPNDVMEALRRRFGRADLLVTAELDKLRALPRVSENVQELSAFSCKVNNSVTSIKGLKKNKYLHSPEIVKQITEKLPAFIQFRWCDYIAQYDEDEPDLEILANFLNKEADRSVVLLSNEKKKVIQPKRQSAHVAVEQPMRRGIQCIQCKGDHYFSECKELKNASIDERWEMVKKLKVCFNCLRGRHRKDDCRSRPCRQCKRLHHALLHKEYKKENSTDEKRKEEASVTGTVNTLKTPQALLKIMPVQLYGPTKSVKVLALLDEGSTVTLLDEATAKEIGATGPKEILALETVGGNTIRNTDSERINLKIKGVHQRKKMNINNVRTIKEIQLSPQTVDRARLEACPHLKPLIDKICYEDTPPKMLIGQDNWELIVSRHTRKRKKDEPVASFTKLGWVLHGCDGGITKQVQFMRCAHLKSQDDNLDAIIKEHFAIEALGVTERKPSSDIEERATKKLEEVVRKVAVDKYEAGLIWKAEDETLPDNRSTAESRMRNLEKKLDKDPELKADYEKQIQHLLDSDYAEEAPKHSTSTRLWYLPHFAVTHPTKKKRRIVFDAAARSNGKCLNDALLSGPDLLQSLWGVLIRFRQGPIAVVADIKEMFLQILMREDDRDSLRFLWRGGDRTGPMKEYRLKTVIFGAASSPSTAIFVKNKNAKDNGQGHHEAIKAIEKNHYMDDYLQSFWEEEHAVEVATTVDEIHKKASFHLRGWAYNRPNVLKRINGDNSLEKELELGQQEEKTLGMKWKVQEDCFSFRVAMRNVPREILRGEKTPTKRQVVSAIMSTFDPLGLIAPVLIQGKKLMQNIWRSGVGWDTEILASEEDEWRKYLQHMKTIEELTIPRCISPHHTEGELHVFTDASETSYAASAYWKTIEEDAKTSLIAAKNRVTPLKPISVPRLELQAALLGCRLARAIEKEMDLTVVKKTFWTDSTTVLSWIKSDPRTFKTFVAHRLAEIEELSKPQDWRWVPTNQNPADDATRDVPENFNERHRWFEGPEFLKQSEEHWPKPKEIKREPHEEDKKIEKVATTRQKEFSTPDPKRFSSWNRLLRSTARVVQFVEILRNNKQEKEKVNATKKDEPWRKNRKRKKTPIVLKKISKEQQKLFIPLETHQLAKAEALLMRRSQDESFKAEIDTLRKGQHLTKSQKLHNLDIVEIDGILRLKGRINAVEGTQQEKNPIVLDKRDWITRLLIQHYHNVFHHGNHATVINELRQRYWIVGIRSAVRSIAHLCQWCKVRKSMPTTIPMGDLPPERLSHNSHPFTCTAVDYFGPMTITIGRRHEKRWGALFTCLTTRAVHVELATSLSTDSMIMALRRFAARRGMPKVIYSDNGTNFVGANRELKEAVEALKKEEVEAAADNIGVRWKFIPPGAPNMGGAWERLVRSVKTSLTAVLKEKNPSEETLHTLLLEVEHIINSRPLTELEDCTNPESLTPNHFLIGRSCGAPRLGAFSDSDLVGKPSWKTSQRLADHFWSRWLKEYLPGLLPRRNVGQPTRDIRCGDIVAVLDPALPRGTWPRGRVVRTLPGPDDRTRVVDVATGGGILRRPASKLVVIVPVNSENKAEQK